One Bombus fervidus isolate BK054 chromosome 7, iyBomFerv1, whole genome shotgun sequence genomic region harbors:
- the LOC139989503 gene encoding uncharacterized protein — protein sequence MDTKSEQTLTPVGATKNDSKVPFWKFWQENIKSKSGDSNSNHRAGYRWRAYRNSKKDDNWDEIESPQFVDFFNPPDIADSFFNKAIVTTSTPYQNHTNTKHPNTVADDETLVASLNNFCLSDITSDNDEKTYVNSDDSQSQEKEKYVVHNARKLQPKANVKASNKTKMMQKIGVVYPFTFDLRKKNTQDGKQENIKKILKDENKVKKIENSNNCDKKIKKSTDLWKKPPFVPQLSKQKLPPPKSPPLHTASRAQARKRFDENIQKKNKQKEQMMQMAIAAKKKQEEEEIALLRKQMVHKAQPIHKYKIGLPKINKRPLTDPVSPIVLKRRRRI from the exons ATGGACACAAAATCTGAACAAACACTAACACCGGTAGGAGCCACGAAGAATGATTCAAAAGTACCATTCTGGAAATTTTGGCAGGAGAACATAAAATCGAAAAGTGGAGACAGCAATTCAAATCATCGAGCTGGATATCGTTGGAGagcatatagaaattcgaaaaaagatGACAATTGGGATGAGATCGAATCTCCACAATTTGTGGATTTTTTTAATCCACCGGATATAGCAGATTCGTTTttca aCAAAGCAATTGTAACTACAAGCACGCCATATCAGAATCATACAAACACAAAACATCCGAATACGGTAGCAGACGATGAAACGTTGGTTGC atctctaaataatttttgtttatccGATATAACATCTGATAATGATGAAAAAACATACGTAAATAGTGATGATTCTCAGAgtcaagaaaaagaaaaatatgtggTTCATAATGCTAGGAAATTG CAGCCTAAAGCTAACGTCAAAGCAtctaataaaacgaaaatgatGCAGAAAATCGGGGTCGTATATCCTTTTACTTTTGATttacgaaaaaaaaatacgcaagacggaaaacaagaaaatattaaaaag ATATTGAAAGATGAAAACAAAGTGAAGAAGATAGAAAACTCTAATAATTGCgataagaaaattaagaagAGTACCGAC CTGTGGAAGAAACCACCATTTGTACCACAGTTGTCAAAACAGAAATTACCACCACCAAAATCTCCACCTTTACATACAGCGTCTCGAGCGCAAGCAAGAAAACGCTTTGacgaaaatatacaaaagaagaacAAACAAAAAGAACAAATGATGCAAATG gcAATTGCTGCTAAGAAAAAgcaagaggaggaagaaattGCATTACTAAGAAAACAAATGGTTCATAAAGCTCAGCCAAttcacaaatataaaattggtttaccgaaaattaataaacgacCTTTAACTGATCCTGTAAGTCCGATAGTATTGAAACGTCGTCGtcgcatataa